In Blastopirellula marina, a single genomic region encodes these proteins:
- a CDS encoding site-2 protease family protein gives MESRVDEQTTPHKTALDEGASKAWEQDSVEFSSQARLIANPPVRKRRVRLPVILFFATCASTFLAGMTNWQPLEAIINLFAWSSPAAMGIPRAFDSFLSSPAVEMRRDLIHYLADWKSGLLYMAAMLGILFAHEMGHFLMALRYRVPASLPYFIPVPISPIGTFGAVIGMDGMRADRKQLFDIGLAGPLAGLVVAVPVLWYGVSQMDLTAPGTGSFKLDLPIAMAWMMQWFDVPGYEAGMYINQSQLNPFFMAGWVGLLVTGLNMIPVSQLDGGHVTYTMFGKSAHWIARAFLVVAVLFIITIGAYQWSLMLLLVILMRPDHPPTSDDSVPIGWFRYALGTVSLSIPLLCFPPMAIVAA, from the coding sequence ATGGAATCCCGCGTAGACGAACAAACGACACCTCACAAGACCGCCTTGGACGAGGGGGCTTCGAAAGCGTGGGAACAGGATTCGGTCGAGTTTTCGTCGCAGGCCCGCCTGATTGCCAACCCTCCCGTTCGCAAACGCCGCGTACGCCTACCGGTCATTCTTTTCTTCGCTACGTGCGCATCGACCTTTCTTGCCGGAATGACCAATTGGCAGCCGTTGGAAGCGATCATCAATTTGTTTGCGTGGTCGAGCCCTGCGGCGATGGGAATTCCGCGTGCGTTTGATTCGTTCCTGTCGAGTCCAGCCGTCGAGATGCGACGTGACTTGATCCACTATCTTGCTGACTGGAAGAGTGGGTTGCTGTACATGGCAGCGATGTTGGGAATCTTGTTTGCCCACGAGATGGGGCACTTCCTGATGGCCTTGCGGTACCGAGTGCCGGCCAGTCTGCCTTACTTCATACCAGTGCCGATTTCTCCGATCGGAACATTTGGGGCAGTGATCGGCATGGATGGCATGCGTGCCGACCGCAAACAGTTATTCGACATTGGCCTGGCTGGCCCCTTGGCGGGCTTGGTTGTGGCCGTTCCCGTGCTGTGGTATGGCGTATCGCAGATGGACCTGACAGCACCGGGAACCGGATCTTTCAAGCTCGACCTGCCGATCGCTATGGCGTGGATGATGCAGTGGTTCGATGTCCCCGGGTATGAAGCAGGGATGTACATCAATCAAAGCCAGCTCAACCCCTTTTTCATGGCCGGTTGGGTGGGGCTTCTGGTGACTGGGCTCAATATGATTCCGGTCAGCCAACTCGATGGAGGGCACGTGACCTACACGATGTTCGGAAAGAGTGCCCATTGGATTGCCCGGGCATTTCTCGTGGTGGCGGTGCTCTTTATCATCACGATCGGGGCCTACCAGTGGAGCCTGATGTTGCTGCTGGTCATCTTGATGCGTCCTGATCATCCACCAACTAGTGACGACAGCGTTCCGATCGGCTGGTTCCGCTATGCTTTGGGGACGGTCTCGCTCAGCATCCCCTTGCTCTGCTTTCCGCCGATGGCAATCGTAGCTGCCTAG
- a CDS encoding type II toxin-antitoxin system death-on-curing family toxin produces MLFLSIEDALAIHRWQIETYGGQDGLRDRGLLESALAMPLATYGGTELHPTIFDKASAYVFHLAPNHPFLDGNKRISAAAGIIFLKVNGYELHTTQDSYTELILNAAQGKIQKPEISEFFRTNTKPIT; encoded by the coding sequence ATGTTATTCCTCAGCATCGAGGATGCCCTGGCAATTCATCGGTGGCAGATCGAAACATATGGTGGACAAGATGGGCTTCGCGATAGAGGACTGCTGGAGTCTGCATTAGCAATGCCCCTGGCAACGTATGGGGGAACAGAACTTCACCCCACCATATTCGACAAAGCGAGCGCGTATGTCTTCCACCTCGCTCCCAATCATCCATTCCTAGACGGCAACAAGAGAATTTCCGCCGCCGCAGGAATCATCTTCCTGAAAGTAAATGGCTATGAGCTTCACACAACTCAGGATAGTTACACCGAACTGATCCTGAATGCGGCCCAAGGAAAAATTCAGAAACCTGAGATCTCTGAATTTTTCCGAACTAACACGAAGCCCATCACTTAG
- a CDS encoding DUF1559 domain-containing protein has translation MSPPKFTTTVTTTPSPMPSPANISERYLRRGFTLVELLVVIAIIGILIGLLLPAVQRAREAARRTQCVNQLKQIGLAWHNHTDTYNAFPTGGYAQHVFATFNGGRPGALEKQAAGWAFQILPFMEHDTVHNGKPGGTDLESSKYAMSIPIPEYFCPSRRSPTSESAKLIHMCISSSGANTNAFDQVPRAQIDYAGGNQEGTGVLARDFTGTCGDTSSANVGPRKKLYDFSSVTDGTSNTLMVAEKCVNLSTMGQGSQEGDIYGYTSGWDGPPASNPGITHETIRRTDLEPWPDIIGSTPINGANRFGSSHDGGLNALLVDGSVRFIPYTIEVDLFRKLGDKGDGEVVSLP, from the coding sequence TTGTCTCCCCCTAAATTCACTACCACCGTTACGACCACCCCAAGCCCCATGCCATCGCCAGCGAACATTTCCGAACGCTACCTCCGCCGAGGGTTCACGCTGGTCGAACTTTTGGTGGTGATCGCGATTATCGGAATTCTGATCGGCTTGCTGCTGCCGGCGGTACAGCGAGCCCGCGAGGCGGCCAGGCGGACGCAGTGCGTTAACCAGCTCAAACAGATCGGCTTGGCCTGGCACAACCACACCGATACTTACAACGCATTCCCGACCGGTGGTTATGCTCAGCACGTATTCGCAACGTTTAACGGTGGCCGTCCGGGGGCACTCGAGAAACAGGCTGCCGGCTGGGCATTCCAAATCCTTCCCTTCATGGAACACGACACCGTGCACAACGGCAAACCAGGCGGAACCGACCTGGAATCGTCGAAGTACGCGATGAGCATTCCGATTCCCGAGTACTTCTGCCCGAGTCGGCGTTCACCGACTTCCGAGTCGGCCAAGTTGATCCACATGTGTATCAGCTCGAGCGGGGCGAACACGAATGCCTTCGATCAGGTCCCTCGGGCTCAGATCGATTACGCTGGCGGTAACCAGGAAGGGACAGGCGTGCTGGCCAGAGACTTTACCGGCACTTGCGGCGATACATCGAGTGCTAATGTTGGCCCTCGCAAGAAACTCTACGACTTTTCCTCGGTGACCGACGGAACTAGCAACACCCTGATGGTGGCCGAGAAATGCGTTAACCTCAGCACGATGGGACAAGGCTCCCAGGAAGGGGACATCTACGGATACACTTCCGGCTGGGACGGCCCACCAGCAAGCAACCCCGGTATCACACACGAAACAATCCGCCGTACCGACCTGGAGCCGTGGCCGGACATCATCGGTTCCACTCCCATCAACGGTGCCAATCGATTCGGCAGTTCCCACGATGGCGGCTTGAATGCCTTGCTGGTCGATGGCAGCGTACGGTTCATCCCCTACACAATCGAGGTTGATCTCTTTCGCAAGCTGGGGGACAAAGGGGATGGGGAAGTGGTAAGCTTACCGTAA
- a CDS encoding HDOD domain-containing protein gives MALQKATEVTGGSSTSTSVPKTLGRAQHESGEVGLVAQMVSRAQQLYSLPTVAMEVLKLTADEHATVVQIKQCIQRDPAMTLKILKVVNSPLFGLSGQVSDLNQALALLGIKPLKLLVLGFSLPKAMLQGIEAEVLAQYWQFALTKAVAAREIANLQRKNFGDDAFIAGLLSEIGALVMLQDLGDAYANFANKVLQEEADLSEMEWETLGFDHNILGCRLLQSWNLPESLVQIIREGHPSSGIEFSKLSGQSATLRLAHNLAEVLAHHRLKLMPKFLDQLKSTTSHDADTVEHLVVDIQEKLYQLAGVLSVSLPDGTDYCEVVAQAYFQLSQLAEVVAAPLALGDRAPHAQMIQSPEVQRLIDTTKSLAENGGIPPHAEKETGAEATVEETPVDPIMADANLLTEIATSMQRCRSQRCEFSISLLKINQFEDFLMVAGVEEVDVWRQLVAAIVDRLSDGLGRVLPCGDMCLAVLLDDHDRHQTVTLTRQILDLVTAWSQRRECHQGIELATCGGVASACVPPKSLPPQEIFQAARRCLLAASKGGGNAIKSIEVL, from the coding sequence TTGGCATTGCAAAAGGCAACTGAAGTGACAGGCGGTTCTTCCACATCGACCAGCGTTCCCAAGACACTTGGTCGCGCTCAGCATGAATCGGGCGAAGTAGGGCTGGTAGCTCAAATGGTGTCCCGGGCCCAGCAACTCTATTCGCTTCCCACCGTCGCCATGGAAGTGCTCAAGCTAACCGCCGACGAACATGCTACCGTTGTGCAAATCAAGCAGTGTATCCAGCGCGACCCGGCGATGACCCTCAAGATCCTGAAAGTCGTTAACAGCCCCCTGTTTGGGTTGTCTGGGCAGGTGTCGGATTTGAATCAGGCGCTTGCACTTCTCGGAATCAAACCGCTCAAGCTCTTGGTGCTGGGTTTCAGCCTGCCGAAAGCGATGCTGCAGGGAATTGAAGCCGAAGTACTGGCTCAGTACTGGCAGTTTGCCCTGACCAAGGCCGTAGCTGCTCGCGAGATCGCCAATCTGCAGCGGAAGAACTTCGGCGACGACGCGTTCATCGCTGGCCTGCTGTCAGAAATTGGTGCGTTGGTGATGCTGCAGGACCTAGGTGATGCCTACGCCAACTTCGCCAACAAGGTCCTTCAGGAGGAAGCGGACCTGTCAGAGATGGAATGGGAAACACTCGGTTTCGATCACAACATTCTTGGCTGCCGACTACTGCAAAGCTGGAACCTGCCGGAATCGTTGGTGCAAATCATTCGCGAAGGGCATCCTTCCTCGGGAATTGAATTCAGCAAGCTTAGTGGTCAGTCGGCAACTTTGCGTCTGGCGCACAACCTGGCCGAGGTTCTCGCACATCATCGACTCAAGTTGATGCCGAAGTTTCTCGATCAGCTGAAATCGACCACCAGCCACGATGCCGATACGGTCGAACACCTGGTCGTAGATATCCAAGAGAAGTTGTATCAACTGGCCGGCGTTCTTTCAGTCTCTTTGCCCGATGGAACCGACTACTGCGAAGTGGTTGCCCAAGCTTATTTCCAATTGTCCCAGTTGGCCGAGGTGGTCGCCGCTCCGCTGGCCTTGGGGGATCGTGCGCCTCACGCTCAGATGATTCAATCGCCGGAAGTCCAGCGGTTAATCGATACCACCAAGAGTCTGGCCGAAAATGGGGGGATTCCTCCTCATGCCGAGAAGGAAACCGGCGCAGAAGCGACCGTCGAGGAAACGCCGGTCGATCCGATCATGGCCGATGCCAACTTGCTGACGGAGATTGCCACCTCGATGCAGCGATGCCGGTCGCAGCGTTGCGAGTTCTCGATATCGCTTCTAAAGATCAATCAATTCGAGGACTTCCTGATGGTGGCCGGAGTCGAGGAAGTCGATGTCTGGCGGCAACTGGTCGCGGCTATCGTGGACCGACTGAGCGATGGTCTGGGGCGTGTGCTGCCGTGCGGCGATATGTGCCTGGCCGTTCTGCTGGACGATCACGATCGGCATCAAACGGTTACCTTAACGCGGCAAATCTTAGATCTGGTGACCGCCTGGTCGCAGCGTCGCGAGTGCCATCAAGGGATCGAACTCGCCACTTGTGGTGGCGTTGCGTCGGCATGTGTGCCACCCAAGAGTCTTCCCCCGCAAGAGATCTTTCAGGCAGCCAGACGCTGTTTGTTGGCTGCTTCGAAGGGGGGCGGTAACGCCATTAAGAGTATCGAAGTCCTGTAA